AGCATCTTAAACGTCTTCCGAACGCATGATAATCAGGATGCTGTTTTATCAATCTGGTACGCTACAGCGAGCAGCCAGATTATTTGCAAGCATATATACACTACATCGAGATTCATTGATTTAACTATTTACATTGGACATATCCATACCGTTCGCCACAATTCCGTTTCCTATCCGACAAGTCTATATACACGGTCGACAAAGGCCTTGGCttacttcctcttctcaAATCTCACCTTGAATAGACCAGGGGTCATAGTGAGGTCTTCGACAGCGGAATCGAGCATTCTAgctttcatcttctctttAGTTTCTCCTTTGTGGGCTGGAACAGGGTGAATAGTATATCTAGCCAAGATGCTGgagatgaaagagattatttcaacttcagcaAATCGTCTTCCTATACATTGTCTAGTACCCATTGAGAAAGCTACAAAAGGCACTTCGGATTTGTTTAGACCTGCTCTTGCATCGTCCCCCCCGCTAAGGTGTCGTCGAGGATTAAAATCGTTGGCACCTTCCCAATGGAATGGGTTCAACTGACAAGCGGGAGTATCGATGTACACTAATGAACCAGCTTTGACAAGGTGTTCGCGTCTAGTGACGTTACCGTGATCGTCCCATGTGTTATAAGGGAGCATGCTATCGACTTTAGCGACTTTGAACAATTGTCGAACGATATCGGTCAATCGCATCGCTTCAAGACCAACGGCAAGACATAATGGTAATCTGTGGACATCTCGGTATGCTACAATCCCATCAATATTAGCTGCCTGTTCAAGATATTGCCAGATTGCTGAAAGGACCTTACATGGTTTCTCGTCACCACACACAGCTTTGATCTCTTTGTAACATTCATCTTGCCATTCTGGATTGAGAGCAAGTTGAGCAATAGTGAAAGCAATGGTATGACCGGTAGTCTCGTGACCAGCACTGCGAAGCTCGACTGATCAGATCTGCCACAGAAACGTTTGACTAGTACTTCACAACTTACAGCAAGAAAATGACTGTAGATGCAGATCTTTAGCTTTCATAAGGGGCTTTGTATTAGTTCTACTCACACATGTTACCAATGACCTCTTCTTCCGTCAGACCAACATGTGGAGCTTCGCTACCGTTTTTGACTCGagattcttcttcggcGATGACTTGAGCATGTACAATTGCACCCAGGAGATCAGTTGGTGCTTTAGCCTTTTCCCCGGCTTCTTTCAGAGCGCCAAGCTCGGCTCGCTTGCTTCTCGCCATAGCATAACAGTATTCAAGgaatttcttttgaccGTAACCCATACGTCTGAATTTTTTGGTAGGAAGGATACGTAGTAACCACTACAGCAAAATCAGCACTGTCAGCGTGCACTCGCTTGAGCTTCGACTTTACTTTGCAGTACACTACCCACTCCTGGTAACATGAACTGATAGAGGACGGATCGATCTACAATTTCATACGCCTCGACGAAGCCCACTAAAATATAGCAATACCGAGAATGAGCATATCTTTCACAGAGATATTGAATGGATCGATAGTCAATCACTCACTTTCTTCACCCCTTTCGGTTCGAGGAGTGACCCAGGGGACTTCGTATCCAAAACCAACTTTACCAATGACAATGTAAGTCACCTAGATATCGCGATTTAGCACAATCTTTTGAGATTGGTGAGTACTTTCCATGTAAGACTACCTACTTTAATAGTCGAACCACCAACATCCTCCATGATTCCACCATCTAtcaaattttcttctttcagcATCATTTCGACTGTATTCTCCACCTCATCCCAAGCATTTCTGAAAATCTCTTCACCGAAACAACCTCGAATCACTGCTTTATGTCTTTTGTGctcttcaccatcttgtGCGACTATTATGTTTCCACCGAATTTAGCAGCAGATTTCATTCGAGGTATGAAACAAGCTTTCtcaaataaagaaattttgGTGAAAATGTGTTGAGCGGTATATGGATTAGCAGTCCAATAAATTGCTCGATGTTGAGTCATACATGTATAAGCCAAAAGGTCAGATTTAGGTTTCTCGAATCCTACCAAACAGAATATCAATAGATGATTTGTACTATCTCTCTTGCTTTACTCACGATCCCACTCTGGTCGAGAATAATAATCTTTAACAGGTAAGATGAAAGGGATATGAGGTACTCTAGCTCGAAGACCTTGTTCGTACGATGGGAAGAAAGAATGTTTGACCGGAAGACCTTTGACTTGCTGCGAACataaaaatgattattaAGCTTTTGCGATCAACAACCAAAGTCAAGACTCACTCTCAAAATGCTGAGGTATGAGAAAAGGTTGCTAAGCACGTAGTACGCTACGATACCACCACCCAATACCATAAGATGAGGCACATATTTCTGATATCCTTCAGGTACAGCTGGAATGTAATTGATCCAGCTCATGTTGTCGATATATTGTTGACTGGCACTCGATCGATGAGAAATATTTGGAAAGCTGAAAGGAAATTGAGAGGGGAGTTTTTGACCCAATCAAGTTGCTTATAAAGCACACTCGACTACTTCAATCATCGTAGTTACCAAAATTTGATGCAAGGATACCCTGCGCTCAAACGTTGTACTTATCAGCTCGCCCTGAAGTGGGGATGGTAAGGTAAAACATCAATCGATACCTCAACATATGTCTATGCTCAAGCTAAGATTCCCCAATGAGATTCATCAAGTCCAAATTCATACCCTAAACTATGAGCACGGGTCGTGTCTTTTGATCGTCGTCAAGGTGTTTTGCTTCAAGCCACAATTCGTATAAGCTTATCACGCTAACAAGCTGTGTGGTCTTTAAACCGAGATATATTGCAATCCAACAATCGATCTCGATAGATGTCGAAAATATGGGAATACATATTTCGGTTATATGCAGAGATGAGAAGCATAATTCCGTGAATAAAAGTAATGGGCGAATCTCGTTGAGACCCGAATGATGTGTCAGGGATAGTAGTGATGGAAGAATGAATGGTGTTCTTTGAATGTTTcagaaaaggtaaatcaggTCAGAACCCTAGACATGATGAACGGACTTCAGTTCCTGGTCCAAAATTGCGATGATTTCCGCTTGCTGATTAGTTCACAGCGTTTGTTTAGTGCAATCTTTGTCATCTCAATAGAGAATGTGTGAATGGTAGATGCATCGAAGACAACCGGCCAAATCGGAGCACGGGCGTTCTATCCTTGCCGAAGGCCTGACATGTAGGCATCCTTTGTTGATGGTAATCGAATTTAGCGTACTGAatcatgatgatttaaAGGCGCTGGGGATCGTCGGGCGCAGGTAGATTGATCATTATTTGTCATACAGATCAAAAGGGCGCCGTGGTCCACGGCGTACAACACATCAAAGTTATGTCTATCGTTTGGTGATAGCACGAATGTATGAAAATATCTCTCTAATCTTTCTAATAACAACTTCTTACAATCTGTACGTCGAGACCGACGCGTGCAAAGTTCTGAGATACAGGATGACGTAAGCTGATTCAAATCGTTACTATATACTATGACGTATCTGTTCGATCGTCGATCGTGAGCGGCAGGTAGAGGTGAGTCTCCTCGTTAAAACCCAATTAATGGTTAAGATTAAACTGTCTCATTTCGGTAATCTAGCTTAACGATGCTGCCAATGGTGCAAGAACTGAGGCCTAAGAGGACTATTAGTTACCTCTTGATGATTATGCATTTGATGACTtttgaaaaggaaaaggacGCGTTTACTCCAACAGATTAGGGAGGATTTTTACCtaactttgattttcttgattttcttgattttcggAAAATCTATCTCAAATTGACTGACATCTTTTggttttctttcttttcatcgACAGTTGACATTTTCCATTCATTCAGCCAAAATCTGATGAATCTATCTTGCTTAATACGATTGATCAAGCCAAACTTAACGTTCCAAACTATTGCAAGACCACTTATAGCCAGAAAAGTAATTCACACTTTCGCGATGCCTTTTAAAAGGCTTAAAATCATACCACCCGCTACTCCCGATTCCCCCTCAAAATTGGGTACAACCACCATCGTCTTAAACCCAAACCCTGATCCTGTAAAGCATACACTCATCAATGCATTAGAACATATGCCTCCACCAGACTTGGtgaaagctgaaagagATACCACTTCGGATTCAGACGAAGCATTAACGCCCATCACATCAGaacaggaagaagaagatgttaaaAATGCTGTAGACGAAGCTGTTGACCGCAATCTGaataaaaggaaaagaggAGCAAAAGTAGATGTTTCATATGCGGATAATGAAGGATCCGACTTTGCAGCTTCGGAAAGTGAATTATCTGAACTTGAAGAGGAACCGAAACCCAAGAAGAAAACTCCTACTAAGAAGAAAGCTACTCCCAAGAAAGCCAAAGCGAAAGTGGAGAATGACGAAGGGGAAGACGATGATGGAGAGACCCcgaagaaggagaagaaggcCACGCCGAAGAAATCCAGGATAGCGAAAGACGAGCCTGAATTTGACGAGGAAGGGAATGAAATAGTCAAGAAGAAGCGGAAACCTAGGGTATATGAAAAAAAGGTATATGAAATACCTGATGTAGAAAGAAAGACTACCACCTTCAGAGGTGAATACCTTTCGCCTTGAGCTCACTCATCAAGCTCGTCTTAGCTAATGCAAACATGTCAGGCCGTTTGGGATATGCTTGTCTGAATACCGTGTTGAGAGGAGAAAAACCGGATAGTATTTTCTGTTCCAGGACTTGTCGGATAGCAAgtatagaagaagagggtATGGAGTTACCTAAGGGTCTAGCTTTGATGAATGTCCGGGATCTCAAGACAATGATACAATGGAACGAGGATAATAAGTGAGTGATATCACTCTTCAAGCTCAGAGCGTTACTGATAGAACGGCTTTAGGATCCGTTTCATGAGGCTATCTTCCGAGATGTTCCCTTTCGCGTCGCATGCAAAATATGGATACGACTTGTCATTCGCAGATGAAGGTTTAAAGGAAGCTGGTGAATTAGCAAAGAAGTATGGTCATAGGTTGACGATGCATCCTGGTCAAGTAAGTGAAGCTTGACACTCTTACGGCAAAGCTGGCATTGACCGATCTTTTAGTTCACCCAACTCGGTTCTCCCAAGCCCAACGTCATAGAAGCTTCAGTCAGGGAGCTAGACTACCAATGTGAGATCCTTGACAGAATGGGCGTCGGAAAAGAGGGTGTCATGATGTGAGTCATGTCTTAGGGTATTCATTCGCGCAAAGCTGACGTCGATAACGATAGTATACATATGGGAGGCGTTTTTGGTGATAAAGAGAGTACACTTGCTCGATTCAAGGAGAATTTCACGACGAAGTTAAGTGACAATGTCAAGCAAAGACTTGTATTGGAAAACGATGAGGTGAGCTCTGAATTCCATTCTAACTCTCGATTGCGAAAAAGTGCTAAAATAACTCAGATCTGCTACAACGTGGACGACCTTTTCCCTATCAGTGAAGAGCTTGACATTCCTCTGTAAGTCTGAGGCATCCAGCTGGTTATGAAATGTACTGCGCGCTGACCTTTCCGCTTCTCAGCATTTTTGACTATGTAAGCTGATTACGCATATTGAAACGGCTGCTTTGACTGACAAACTTTTAGCATCACGATTGGATCAACCCATCTTCTGAACCTCCCGCTGTATTGATACCTAGAATAGCGAAAATATGGGAGAAAAGAGGTATACCAATGAAACAACATTTATCCGAGCCTCGGCCAGGGGCCGAGTCAGTAATGGAGAAAAGAGCCCATGCGGATAGGTGCAAGAGCTTGCCTGACGCTTTGCCAGATGACgtggatttgatgattgaagCGAAAGATAAGGTGAGAATTTCTCGATTGTCAGAGTTACTTCAAGTATTTACTGATAATCACATCTGTAGGAGCAAGCTGTGTTTGAACTTTACCGAATATAGTTAGTACATATGTCGGCAGAGCCTTTTTAGTCCATGCTGACATACTTTGTTGCTATAGCGGGCTCGAAGACGTTATCCATGATAACCTCCGACCACCTGACCCTAATCCAGGGATGCACACCAAAGGACGAAAGTCcagcttgaagaagaaaacgAAAGAAACGGGAGATGTAGATTCAGAAGGAGAACCCATCAATCTATCGGATATCGAGAAGGAAGGCGATGGTGGCATCGGAGATACGAGTGTAGTCGAGGGGCATATCAAGAACGCTGTCAATGACGCTGGAATGGAAATTGATGGTCAATCGCAAACACCTAAGAAAGCTAATAGGCGGGGTAAGAGGAAGAGTGCGGGAGGTGAAGAAACCGCTGAAGGTAAGGTAGAGCAAGAGGCAACACCggcaaagaagaagaaagctaCGCCAAAGAAAGGCaagaaaggtgaagaagtcAAAGTTGAGCTAGGTGATGAGCAATCAGTAGAAAAGACCAAAAGTACACCTAAGCGTGGTAAGAAGAATGACGAGAATAAGGAGAACGTTCCCAATGAAACGGCGGCTGAGCAGATGGAAGGTcttcaagaagagaagCCACAACCCGCTAAGAGAAAGAGCAGACAAAGTAAGGAGAAAATAGTGGCTTAATCCATCGTCAATCATACTGCAATCGGCATCATGTAGCATATAATAATCGTGTAGTGTATCATGCAAAGCTCCAGACATACCAGCAAAGAAACATATGATTACATGCTATATTACGCTAATCAATGTTACTGGTCTTTAATTGATACAGATTACTTGATCTTGTCCAATGGTCTATTGAAACCGCCTCTTCTATTCATGTACTGTCTCCAGGTCCTTTGCTTGTTCACCTTTGCTACAACGTCAATGTTGTCTTCTTTGCCCTGTCCCTATATACACCGAACGAACATCAGCGACGCTCGATTGATCAGAAAAGAAACTTACTTTAGAGGTTCCAAAACCCCCGAATCCCATCATGGCTGCCATTTGAGCTTCAGGGTCATCTGGATCGATCTCATCTTCGGGTTCGTCTTGTGGTGCAAGCGAATCTGTGAAAGTCAGAGAAGTAAGGATGAGTATGATGCAACTCGTGTATGAGAATGTCTCACAGAATGACTGACCTTCTGCGCCTGGGTCATATGCCCCACCTTCCGTATAAACTACACCCTTGgctctttcctcttctcgTCTCCTTcgaccttcttcaattgctCGTCTATCTAAAGGTCTATCATattcacctccaccattTCCATAACCCCCATTGCCACCGCCGTTGTTCTGTCTGTAACCTTGCATTTGAGATGGTCCAGCACGAGGCTGGGCAGGCGCAACGCCTGCTGGCGGACGACTTTCATAAGGTTTAGGAGATGGTCGATAGTTGGGATCGTTATTTGGATTATCTCTTGAATTTCCACTCCTCGAACTATCGCGGAAGGGTACGTCTCGAACTGCTGGGGATCTGGTTTCTCGGCTGTAATCATCCCTTTTACCGTCCCTATCTCTATAATCTCGCTTGTCATCCCTACTATATTCATCTCGCCTGTCGCGCTCGCGATCTCGAGGACTATCATAGTCTCGTCTTGAGCGATCATCCCTATTACTACTTCTTCCAGAGTCTCTCCCGTAATTTCGATCTATATTGAAGTTTATGTCAGCTGTATAACTTGAGATGAGCGGCGAATGCGTTGAGGGATATAGGGGGCGACTTATGTGTTTTATGAAAAGGGGTGTGAACTGACCTCTCTCATCGTATCTGTCCCTATCTCGCCTTGGACTCCGGCTTCTACTTCTCGCCCGAGTTGTAAGTCCATCACGGTCATCTTTACCATATCGACTGTCTTTATCTCGGGGAGAGCCGTACGGAGCCGCTCGGGATGACATGACGACTGCTTTCGATCTttgcttttcttcttgatttgaattaaagATGCTGATTGATCCCAGGTACTTGACTTGTTTGTCGCACTGCTGATGGATTTGAGTATATGACAAGATAAAGAGgatgaaaggaagaaatgaGAGATTGAGTATTATTGAGCTACCTACTTATTCCACTCGAGCTTGACGAAGAACACGGttggaatttgattccgtcaTGAATTGGACCTTTCTGATTTCGTACATCTGTATTTCTCGTTTTTGTTGTTATATATGCTCATAGCTCAACATACAATCAGGCTTGCCAGTATACTGCGTGTAGACTGAAGCCTCAAGCGATTCAAAGGAATGGCCTCGGCATTGTACCCTGCCCTCAAGCTATCTGTAACGTCCATTGTCAAATCACATCCTCCAACTCGACAATTGACTAAACCTATAGCACCTTCGGAACTCGCTCAGCAACTTACTCAAGCATGGTCTGAATCATCCGGCAATCTCAACGCTTCAGAAAGCTCCTCGAGGTCTGCAGATGTGATCAGGACTGTGTTGGAAGTTGTAGGCAGGGATACAGTTGTGTTGCCAATCACAAACGGAGAAGTAGGTTACCAGGTGTCCAAGCAGTGTGCCAGAACAACGCTGACGAGCGTTTTCATAGCTTGCTGAACCCGACTTCGAAGCTAGCAATGAAGAAAAGCAGGAGTTCCAAATCAGCTTGCAGGATAGACTGGATATAGTCTTGACGTTGTATGAAGTGGTGTACACTGCTTTCCCGGGTTAGTCAACTTCTTTGGCCATTACGATATCTCGGAGCTGACCTATCATGCACAGATGTCCCTGCACTTGAGCCAGGAGCACTGTTTATACCTTTGATAGAAGAGCTTGTCGAGCTGATATCGGTCGATTCATGGCGAGGATTGTGGACTTATATCGAAACCCGTTCGAAGCGATTCACCAAGGTATGTGGTCCTCTTGCAGCCACTGTCCTGTGCGTTTGTTTACTTTCACTTCAGGATATGCCCGCGTCAAGGGGTAAAGCTTTACCTCTTCTCCGTACGATCAACGCTTTCCTGCGTTTTCTACCCAGAACCCCGGACGACTTAGTATTCCGAGGTCGAGTTCATCAGTTTGCGAGCTCGGTAATCAGCGTAGCGGATAAAAGCGCCATCAATATGCGAGGAGATTATGCGGAAGTAAGGACAACTTgggatgaggatgaggataAAATTGAGTCTTCGGTGGACCAGAAGGACAAGCAAGATGGCGAGGGTGATgtgaagatggaagatgaGACGGAAAAGCCACAACCAGACGCTGAAGACAATCGTGAGTAGAAGCTACAATTTGGAGAAAACTCTGATTGATAGACACTTTATAGTCTCAGAGAGCAAGCTAGATTTCTATCCGACACTCTGGTCTCTGCAACAATACTTCGCCCATCCTCCCTCGCTCGATGGTCCAGCGTCTGGGGATCCAGCCATAACGCCTTTCGAAACGTTCAAAGAGAAAACTGATTCCGTTCTGCCCCATTTGTTTGCACAGACACAGAAGGAGAAGGCACTTCTGGGTAAAGATGCAGAGTCTGtgggaaagaagagaaaacgATTGGCAGGGGACATGGGGGAAGGTGGCTTTTTCCATCCAAGATATCTCACTGGAAAGCGATTGTTCGAATATGAGGTGAGCTATCTCTCATCCCTTGTCACGGGAACTCTCAGCTCATGTTCCGTCTACTAGCTTGCGGATCCATCTTTCCGTCGCCAAATTCTGGTCCAATACTTCATCCTGTTCCAATTCTTGCTCAACCTCACTCCAGCTTCAGCGGGAAAACAAGCGTTCACTGGCGGTATGCCTAAGACATTTGTTCTTGTCACTGAGGATGAGAATTGGGTAAAAGCGAAGGTGTCGACAATACGAGATGAACTTTTGAGAATGACCGATGGCAAAAGATTTGAGGAGACCGTATTGTCTATAATAACGAGAGAAGTTCATTATGTGAGTTGGCGTGCGGTGTTGGGGTAAGGAATGTTGTGGCTGAGCATGGTGTTTCTCGCTAGGCTCAATGGAAAAACGATCAATGCCCTGAAGGGGTATTTGAGATACCACCTCTAGACGAAAGTacagctaaagaagctgcCAAGCTTTGGGAGAAGCGACTTGCCCCACCGGCATCATATACGTTCAAGGTCGGGTCTAGGTCATTATCAATGTTATGGAATAACGGGTTCAAGGggattgatcaattgagAGGACGACAGAAGTGCGTCACTTTCCTTGATCCCCAGTTGAAGTTCGCTAATATCTCACGAATGCAGGGCAACAAGCCAGGAGCAATTAGACGAAGAATTGCAGCGCATAGAGATGgacgaagaggatgatAAGGCCATGGGAATCGAGACTGATGCAGCAGTTTTAGCAGCCAACAAAGAAGTAAGTTGTTCCTTATCGTATGTCTACACGACGATGCTGACGACGCTACTTGCAGCGAAAGACAAGCTTGTCATGGCGAGCTTTGCGGCTGGCTTCGCACACTCACTTGAGACATTTCAAAGCCTTGGCGCAAAAGCGAGACTTGCACGTGCTTATGAAAGCAGTAAAGGAGGAAACCGATCGCAAGACTTCTGTAGTGGAGAACCAACCGGAAGAACACAAGAACGAGGAAGAGGCTGCCCAGGAAAAAGAAGTGGCGCAGGTAcaagacgaagaagatgagcAGGTCAAGCCTgctgaagaggaagaggttGAACAGGCATCAGAATCTCCGATCGAAGCGGATGTGAATGAACACCTCGAAGCAAAAGACCAGGCGAAGCTGGAGGAGGACGTGGATATGGACGGTCCGCCTGAGGATGAGAAGACGGATGAGCCTGAGATAGCTGAAGAGGCGATAGCAGATAAGAAAATAGAAGGAACCGAGGTCGCAACGGAGACGGAAGTCCTGGAACAAGCGGTGAGTTTgcctttcttctctttcgaCATATGCGCGATTGACGGTGGACTATCAGCACAATACGCCCATTGCGTCAATAACAGAATCTCTCGTTCACGAACCAGAGACTACGTCTGCATAATTGCATGTAGCATATGCCAATTGGGAGCAAGGTTTATTTGTTGTCTGCATCTCTGGTGCCATGTTCGCCATGAAACCTGATTCATTAATTATATAAAAGTGAGACGTTACATGATTGTCCAATTATTAAACTGAGATTTTCCAGAAATTCTTTCCTCCTTCCTTAACATTGAAGCTGAACTCGGTCCTTTGCGCCGCTCACTCGATGCCAATTTCCGACGCTCCTTAACGATTTGCGTGGACTGTTTTTTGCTGGCTGTGATTTGCGGAATGTATGTACCCAATGATCTAGCAGGGCTTGGCGTTGCCGCTAAGGTCTGCGCTGAGGTACAGGAAGTAGAAACTACAAAAGTCGTCGTTATGCTAAGTTCGGGTGATCTTGAGTAAATGCCTCTCTTAGCAGGGCCGGTAAATTGTCCGATGGTTTCCCCATCAACCGAGAAAATAGGTGGATTGGCTGCGGATGAAGCATCAGATTCGTTTTGTGGATCAGGAGCAGGTGCATCGGGTGGAGAACCCGTATCTGACGAGGATGATGCGGATGAGGCCGGTGCCGGGTCGGTCGAGGAAGATGGTTCGGTGTAGTCTGATGACGGTTCGGGCGGTGACTGCTCTGATGAAGTTTGTGGCGTAGCCTCGGATTGGGGGGATGATTCTGGTCGAGTTGTCAGTTCAAATGACGAAGAAGTCTGCTCAGGCGGTGGCTCTGAGCTAGATGTTTGCGAAGGAAGTGGTGGTGTCTCTGACGATGACACGAAGTcggaaattgaagaagcttcatctgaagaagttgaatgatCGCTAGTAATATCAGGAAGTTCCGCACTTGTGCTAGATGTTTGAGAGCTTGATGACGAGGGGACCACTACAGCCTGAGTAGACGTGGTGATGCCCGTTTTTGAGGTAGTTTGATTCAAAATTTCTGTAGAAGATATGGTTTGGCTAGTGGTACCTGCTATAGAGGTAGTCTCTCGGGCAGTCTCTGTAGTAGATGCCTGAAAGGTTGATGTGGCTGTAGTGGAAGTCTGGAGAGTATCAACGTCAGTTGATGTTATGTGTTTTGTAGTCAAAAAAGTTTCAGTCACCGATAATTCGTAAGTATTCACATCCGTTGTTGAAGAGAGAAATGTTCGGATCTTGGTTGTTGAGGTCTGGAAATTATCAATGTCAGTTGAAGTGATAAATTTTGTTTGAACAAAAGTTTTAGTCACCGAAGTCTGAAAAGTATTTACGTTAGTT
The window above is part of the Kwoniella pini CBS 10737 chromosome 11, complete sequence genome. Proteins encoded here:
- a CDS encoding UV damage endonuclease UvdE: MPFKRLKIIPPATPDSPSKLGTTTIVLNPNPDPVKHTLINALEHMPPPDLVKAERDTTSDSDEALTPITSEQEEEDVKNAVDEAVDRNLNKRKRGAKVDVSYADNEGSDFAASESELSELEEEPKPKKKTPTKKKATPKKAKAKVENDEGEDDDGETPKKEKKATPKKSRIAKDEPEFDEEGNEIVKKKRKPRVYEKKVYEIPDVERKTTTFRGRLGYACLNTVLRGEKPDSIFCSRTCRIASIEEEGMELPKGLALMNVRDLKTMIQWNEDNKIRFMRLSSEMFPFASHAKYGYDLSFADEGLKEAGELAKKYGHRLTMHPGQFTQLGSPKPNVIEASVRELDYQCEILDRMGVGKEGVMIIHMGGVFGDKESTLARFKENFTTKLSDNVKQRLVLENDEICYNVDDLFPISEELDIPLIFDYHHDWINPSSEPPAVLIPRIAKIWEKRGIPMKQHLSEPRPGAESVMEKRAHADRCKSLPDALPDDVDLMIEAKDKEQAVFELYRIYGLEDVIHDNLRPPDPNPGMHTKGRKSSLKKKTKETGDVDSEGEPINLSDIEKEGDGGIGDTSVVEGHIKNAVNDAGMEIDGQSQTPKKANRRGKRKSAGGEETAEGKVEQEATPAKKKKATPKKGKKGEEVKVELGDEQSVEKTKSTPKRGKKNDENKENVPNETAAEQMEGLQEEKPQPAKRKSRQSKEKIVA